The Tissierella sp. genome has a segment encoding these proteins:
- a CDS encoding RecX family transcriptional regulator, which translates to MKITSIEPQRNKNRVNIYVDNLFSIGIEEELRYKYKLEVDMEVDDDFIKEVLKSEEQYKVTNHALNLLSYRQRSVKEIYNALKRKGFEESYITYTIDYCIENNYLNDKAFAMSFINDKINLNKLGPERIKYELLLKGISKDIIDDLLFIDRDEQFELAMELAMKKLPSYKKDTENARYRKLSSFLQRKGYSFDIISKVMRNILKD; encoded by the coding sequence ATGAAAATAACAAGCATTGAACCACAAAGAAATAAAAACAGGGTTAACATTTATGTAGATAACCTCTTTTCCATAGGTATAGAGGAAGAGTTAAGATATAAGTATAAATTAGAAGTGGATATGGAAGTAGATGATGATTTTATAAAGGAAGTCCTTAAATCTGAGGAGCAATATAAGGTTACCAATCATGCCCTTAACTTATTATCATATCGTCAAAGATCTGTAAAAGAGATTTATAATGCACTTAAGCGTAAAGGATTTGAAGAATCTTATATAACATATACCATTGATTATTGCATTGAAAATAATTACTTAAATGATAAAGCTTTTGCAATGTCCTTTATTAATGATAAAATCAATCTTAATAAGTTAGGTCCTGAAAGAATTAAATATGAATTGCTATTAAAAGGTATTAGCAAAGATATTATTGATGACCTTCTATTTATAGACCGTGATGAACAGTTTGAATTAGCCATGGAGCTGGCTATGAAAAAACTACCATCCTATAAAAAAGATACTGAGAATGCTAGATATAGAAAACTAAGTAGCTTTCTTCAAAGAAAAGGATATTCTTTTGATATTATCTCTAAAGTAATGAGAAATATTTTAAAGGATTAG
- a CDS encoding glycerol-3-phosphate responsive antiterminator has protein sequence MTSFYDRVSRNPIIAAVNNLDKLELALDSPCEIVFILSGNIFNLKEISNKVRLKNKGLYILIDSIDGFSKDTWGLEYIIKNIYPDGIITSKSNLVKLSKDMGVFTIQRLFIPDSDSLKSGIASIKNIRPGAIEILPGIMPKIIKSFINETKISVIASGLITDKVDLESSLKAGASAISTSHKEVWYI, from the coding sequence ATGACAAGTTTTTATGACAGAGTCAGCCGTAATCCAATAATTGCTGCAGTGAATAATTTAGACAAATTAGAACTAGCTTTAGATTCTCCCTGTGAAATTGTTTTTATTTTATCTGGAAATATTTTTAACCTAAAAGAAATATCCAATAAGGTAAGGCTAAAAAACAAGGGTCTTTATATTCTTATAGACTCTATAGATGGTTTTTCTAAAGATACTTGGGGTTTAGAATATATAATTAAAAATATATATCCTGATGGAATTATAACATCTAAAAGCAATTTAGTGAAACTTAGTAAGGATATGGGTGTATTTACTATACAAAGACTGTTTATTCCAGATTCTGATTCATTAAAATCTGGCATTGCTTCTATTAAAAATATTCGACCAGGTGCTATTGAAATACTCCCTGGAATAATGCCAAAAATAATTAAATCTTTTATTAATGAGACAAAAATATCCGTAATAGCTAGTGGACTAATTACGGATAAAGTTGATTTGGAATCCAGTCTGAAAGCCGGAGCATCTGCAATATCTACATCTCATAAAGAAGTTTGGTATATATAA
- the pepF gene encoding oligoendopeptidase F, with amino-acid sequence MASNNEILERKDVPKDQQWDLESMFVDFSEWEESFNKAKEMARSFESYKGQVVSSSKSLYKTLTDMGELIRLTEHLYSYAHMKLDEDTREGSSQALSDRGLGLYVEVGEKVSFVEPEILTMEASTLEKYYEEEPKLNIYRKHIDNIMRQKAHVLSAREESILAQLGEVENSPQKIFSMLNNADIKFPTIKDADGKDVEITHGNFIPLMESPNRDVRKAAFEALYTTYKGFKNTFAASLNGDLKKNIFNANVRNYKSSREASLDRNNVSLSVYDNLIKSIHNNLDSMYKYMDIRKRALGVEELHMYDLYTPIVKDADFKIPYKEGVELVKKALIPLGEEYMQVVEEGFSSRWIDIYENRGKRSGAYSGGSYDSKPFILLNYHDTLDNVFTTAHELGHSIHSYFTRKTQPYVYGDYSIFVAEVASTANESLLIDYMLKNVKDKNEKLYLLNHYLESFRTTVFRQTMFAEFEMIINEYLEAGGALTADYLCETYKKINELYYGPNIVVDEEISMEWARIPHFYYNYYVFQYATGFSAAVALSEKILEEGKPAVDRYINFLKSGSSDYPINVLKTAGVDMTTEEPVNNAMKLFSKLVDEMDKLI; translated from the coding sequence ATGGCAAGTAACAATGAAATACTTGAAAGAAAAGATGTCCCAAAAGATCAACAATGGGATTTGGAGTCAATGTTTGTTGATTTCAGTGAATGGGAAGAATCATTTAATAAAGCTAAAGAAATGGCTAGAAGTTTCGAATCCTATAAAGGACAAGTAGTATCTAGTAGTAAAAGTCTTTATAAAACTTTAACAGATATGGGTGAGTTAATTAGACTTACTGAGCATCTGTATTCATATGCTCATATGAAATTAGATGAGGATACAAGAGAGGGAAGTTCTCAAGCTTTATCAGATAGAGGATTGGGCTTATATGTAGAAGTAGGGGAGAAGGTTTCATTTGTTGAACCAGAGATTTTAACAATGGAAGCAAGTACATTAGAAAAATATTATGAAGAAGAACCAAAATTAAATATATATAGAAAACATATTGACAATATTATGAGACAAAAAGCTCATGTTTTATCTGCTAGAGAAGAATCTATATTAGCTCAATTAGGAGAAGTAGAAAACTCACCACAAAAGATATTTTCAATGTTAAATAATGCAGATATTAAGTTCCCTACAATTAAAGATGCAGATGGAAAAGATGTTGAGATTACTCATGGCAATTTTATTCCACTTATGGAATCCCCTAATAGGGATGTAAGAAAAGCTGCATTTGAAGCTCTATATACTACCTATAAAGGATTCAAAAATACTTTTGCAGCTTCCTTAAATGGAGATTTAAAGAAGAACATTTTTAATGCAAATGTAAGAAATTATAAATCAAGTAGGGAAGCATCTTTAGATAGAAATAATGTATCATTGTCTGTATATGATAACTTAATTAAATCCATTCATAATAACTTAGATAGTATGTATAAGTACATGGATATTAGAAAGAGAGCTTTAGGAGTAGAAGAATTGCATATGTATGATCTATATACTCCAATAGTTAAAGATGCAGATTTTAAGATACCTTATAAAGAAGGAGTAGAATTAGTCAAAAAAGCATTAATTCCACTTGGTGAAGAATATATGCAAGTAGTTGAAGAAGGATTCAGTTCAAGATGGATAGATATTTATGAAAATAGAGGAAAGAGATCTGGTGCTTATTCCGGTGGATCATATGACTCTAAGCCATTTATTCTATTAAACTACCATGATACATTAGATAATGTATTCACAACGGCTCATGAACTAGGGCATTCAATCCATAGTTATTTTACTAGAAAGACTCAACCTTATGTTTATGGAGATTATTCCATATTTGTTGCAGAAGTTGCATCTACAGCAAACGAATCTTTACTAATAGATTATATGTTGAAGAATGTAAAAGATAAGAATGAAAAATTATATCTTTTAAATCATTATCTAGAAAGCTTTAGAACTACAGTATTTAGACAAACTATGTTTGCAGAATTTGAAATGATAATAAATGAATATCTCGAAGCTGGAGGAGCATTAACAGCAGATTATTTATGCGAAACTTACAAAAAAATAAATGAACTTTATTATGGACCGAATATAGTTGTAGATGAAGAAATTTCAATGGAATGGGCGAGAATACCTCATTTCTACTACAATTACTATGTATTCCAATATGCAACAGGTTTCTCAGCAGCAGTTGCATTATCAGAAAAAATATTAGAAGAAGGCAAACCAGCAGTAGATAGATATATTAACTTTTTAAAGAGTGGAAGCTCAGATTATCCTATAAATGTGTTGAAGACTGCAGGAGTAGATATGACGACAGAAGAACCAGTAAATAATGCAATGAAATTATTTAGCAAACTAGTTGATGAGATGGATAAGTTAATATAG
- a CDS encoding penicillin-binding transpeptidase domain-containing protein, translating to MSKETKRIIVVLIGFCFMFISLIVYISYFQVFQANTIKNNSYNKRLWINEESILRGSILDRNGKVLVYSEKKDDLYNRYYLFGRLYSHVIGYSYREYGKTGLELQYNNTLLNINENAAINEIKNIVAPTTEGNSIKLTIDHELQAKARTLLKGKKGAIVAMNPTTGEVYAMVSLPDFDASNLREDWKAISESPDSPLVNRATQGLYPPGSIFKIIPTIAALNMEELNKSYECTGNTNINGYIFNDYQGKAHGSIDLTQALVKSCNTYFTEKAIEIGKDNLGSVAEKFLINHTIPFDIPTKKSQFPYKENMGETDIAASAIGQGKVLVTPLNMALMVSAIGNRGEIVEPTLIKEVISKNGKITKSNLQQTLSQATDALTANELKDMMVEVINVGTGTNAKIKNIKVAGKTGTAENTSGKSHAWFVGFAPADEPKVAVAVILEEEGSTGGKSAAPIAKDIMNYVINNIND from the coding sequence ATGAGCAAGGAGACTAAAAGAATAATCGTTGTCTTAATTGGATTTTGTTTTATGTTTATTTCTTTGATTGTTTATATAAGCTATTTTCAAGTATTTCAAGCCAATACAATAAAAAATAATAGCTATAATAAAAGACTATGGATTAATGAAGAGTCAATTTTAAGAGGCTCTATATTAGATAGGAATGGAAAGGTTTTAGTATATAGCGAGAAAAAGGATGATTTATATAACAGATATTATTTATTTGGAAGGTTATACAGTCATGTCATAGGATATAGTTATCGTGAATATGGTAAGACTGGTCTAGAACTTCAGTATAACAATACCTTATTAAACATAAATGAAAATGCAGCTATTAATGAAATAAAAAATATAGTAGCTCCTACAACGGAAGGTAATAGTATTAAGTTAACAATAGATCATGAACTTCAAGCCAAGGCTAGAACCTTGCTAAAGGGGAAAAAGGGTGCAATAGTAGCTATGAACCCTACTACAGGGGAAGTATATGCTATGGTAAGCTTACCAGATTTTGATGCATCAAATTTAAGGGAAGACTGGAAGGCAATATCTGAAAGTCCAGATAGCCCTCTAGTTAATAGAGCCACTCAGGGCTTATATCCTCCAGGTTCTATATTTAAAATTATACCTACAATAGCTGCACTTAATATGGAAGAATTGAATAAATCCTATGAATGTACTGGTAACACAAATATTAATGGATATATATTTAATGACTATCAAGGTAAAGCTCATGGTAGTATTGATTTAACTCAAGCATTGGTTAAATCTTGTAATACTTACTTTACCGAAAAAGCTATAGAAATTGGTAAAGATAATTTAGGTAGTGTAGCTGAAAAATTTCTGATAAACCATACTATACCCTTTGATATACCTACTAAAAAGTCACAATTTCCATACAAAGAAAACATGGGTGAAACAGATATTGCAGCTTCTGCAATTGGTCAAGGAAAGGTATTAGTTACACCATTAAATATGGCACTTATGGTTTCCGCAATAGGAAATCGAGGGGAAATTGTTGAACCAACCCTTATAAAAGAGGTAATTTCAAAGAATGGAAAAATAACAAAATCAAACTTACAACAAACACTTTCTCAGGCTACTGATGCTTTAACAGCTAATGAATTAAAAGATATGATGGTAGAAGTTATTAATGTGGGAACAGGAACAAATGCAAAGATTAAAAATATAAAAGTAGCAGGTAAAACTGGTACCGCAGAAAATACTTCTGGAAAATCCCATGCTTGGTTTGTTGGATTTGCACCTGCTGATGAACCTAAGGTAGCAGTTGCGGTTATATTAGAGGAAGAAGGATCCACAGGTGGGAAATCTGCGGCTCCAATTGCTAAGGATATTATGAATTATGTAATAAATAATATCAATGATTAA
- a CDS encoding RluA family pseudouridine synthase, producing the protein MNLFEENESTVIFKVKEDKLDLENFLISKELSGRLIRRLYKEKKIYVNGKFVRKGSILNIGDLVSIYMDDEIENTTAEKMDIDIVYEDFDLLILNKQPNIVVHPTKSHQENTLSNGIAYYFQEKGIKKKIRFVNRLDMDTTGILIVAKNPFAHQQMALQFESNEVEKKYQAIVSGAVEKEQAFINFPIGREEDRSIRKTVIENGQEALTKYTLIERYNNASFLDVQIFTGRSHQIRVHLEYIGHPIIGDTLYNEESPYINRQALHSYYLKIKHPRTGQFMEFIAPLPKDMKELINQLKNK; encoded by the coding sequence ATGAATTTGTTTGAAGAAAATGAAAGTACTGTTATTTTCAAAGTTAAAGAAGATAAGTTAGATTTGGAAAACTTTCTTATAAGCAAAGAGTTATCTGGAAGATTAATTAGAAGGTTATATAAAGAAAAAAAAATCTATGTTAATGGTAAATTTGTGAGAAAGGGTAGTATACTTAATATAGGAGATTTGGTATCCATTTATATGGATGATGAAATAGAGAATACCACAGCTGAAAAAATGGATATAGATATTGTTTACGAAGACTTTGACCTTTTAATATTAAATAAGCAACCGAATATTGTAGTTCATCCTACGAAGTCCCACCAAGAAAATACCTTATCCAATGGTATTGCCTATTATTTTCAAGAAAAGGGAATAAAAAAGAAAATTAGATTTGTAAACAGATTAGATATGGACACTACCGGTATACTAATAGTTGCCAAGAATCCTTTTGCCCATCAACAGATGGCATTGCAATTTGAATCTAATGAAGTAGAAAAAAAGTATCAGGCAATAGTTTCAGGAGCTGTAGAAAAGGAGCAGGCTTTTATTAATTTTCCAATTGGTAGAGAAGAAGATAGGAGTATTAGAAAAACAGTAATAGAAAATGGTCAAGAGGCTTTAACTAAATATACCCTCATAGAAAGATATAACAATGCTTCTTTCCTTGATGTTCAAATATTTACAGGTAGATCTCACCAAATAAGAGTTCATCTAGAGTATATAGGTCATCCAATAATAGGTGATACTTTGTATAATGAAGAAAGCCCTTATATTAATAGGCAAGCTCTTCATTCATATTATTTAAAAATAAAACATCCAAGAACAGGACAATTTATGGAGTTTATTGCTCCGTTACCAAAAGATATGAAAGAATTAATTAACCAGCTAAAGAATAAGTAA
- a CDS encoding NAD(+)/NADH kinase: MNITNNRIINVISNSNFESRKTSQLLIEKLKNRDFTIPEKYSYDAELNICVGGDGAFLRAVHRNRFPRIPFVGINTGHLGFFQEILPEHIDEFISKYIDKDYVEEKISLVSATIYTKDKSFFLTGVNEIVVKGIKSKVVHLEIFLDNNHLERFSGDGVIISTPVGSTAYNFSSGGSIIYPSLKTLQLTPLSPISSKAYRSLPNSAVVPGDIVISIRPELRYENSILLINDGIEFKYNNIKSIDLKLSDKTITRLNFDKDMYWNNLKSKFL; this comes from the coding sequence GTGAATATTACCAACAACAGAATAATTAATGTAATTTCAAACAGCAATTTTGAATCAAGAAAAACATCACAGCTATTAATTGAAAAGCTTAAAAATAGAGATTTCACTATACCGGAGAAATACAGCTATGACGCAGAACTTAATATTTGTGTAGGCGGTGATGGTGCCTTTCTAAGAGCAGTTCATCGAAATAGATTTCCAAGGATTCCTTTTGTTGGAATTAATACTGGTCATTTAGGTTTCTTTCAAGAGATACTGCCAGAACATATTGATGAATTTATTAGTAAGTATATTGACAAGGATTATGTGGAAGAGAAAATATCTCTAGTCAGTGCAACTATTTACACTAAAGACAAATCATTTTTCTTGACTGGTGTTAATGAAATAGTAGTTAAAGGTATAAAATCTAAGGTAGTTCATCTGGAAATTTTCTTAGATAACAACCATCTTGAAAGATTTAGCGGTGATGGAGTTATAATATCAACTCCTGTTGGATCTACTGCATACAACTTTTCCAGTGGTGGAAGCATTATATATCCCTCCCTAAAGACTTTACAGCTTACTCCACTCTCACCTATTAGTTCTAAGGCTTATAGATCTTTGCCAAATAGTGCTGTAGTTCCAGGAGATATTGTAATATCTATTAGACCAGAATTAAGATATGAAAATTCAATTTTATTAATAAATGACGGAATTGAATTTAAATACAATAATATAAAATCTATTGACCTCAAGTTATCAGATAAAACTATTACTAGATTGAACTTTGATAAGGACATGTACTGGAATAACCTAAAGAGTAAATTCTTATAA
- a CDS encoding GIY-YIG nuclease family protein, with translation MCYVYILQCSDDTLYTGWTVDLDNRIHQHNLGKASKCTRARLPVKLIYFEKFEDKIAAQKREYAIKQLSRNEKLELIKG, from the coding sequence ATGTGCTATGTATATATATTACAATGTAGTGATGATACTCTATATACTGGTTGGACAGTTGATTTAGACAATAGAATACATCAACACAATTTGGGTAAGGCATCTAAATGTACTAGAGCTAGATTACCTGTTAAACTCATATATTTTGAAAAATTCGAAGATAAAATTGCTGCTCAGAAAAGAGAATATGCAATTAAACAACTTTCTAGAAATGAGAAATTAGAACTTATTAAAGGATAG
- a CDS encoding alpha/beta hydrolase: MDKKKGKFNKSFFIVNKLYLFVIFIGLTIQDITLGFYYFLMSAIIYIWKVLNSKVPIDINKEFDKITCTYKKANNRELKMDIWFPLEKHKKSHSLVYFCHGGGWISGFRNQPNNVSWCKYLAAKGFIVASIDYRYGYKNTMIDILSDYSDGLDFIKKKREEYNIDISNIILMGLSAGAHLSLLYSTYNTLMKNHQAMNGIRSVVAYYPPTNLKDIFISDNKSLFARFATIKTMKGNPQELDKVYEYYSPINYVSESMIPTLVVHGKNDNTVPFQSSVNFVKKLNEYKVKYEFLVHKKADHSFDTKLKDYATVNILDKTVRFMKKSVHRRDIHENNKH, from the coding sequence ATGGACAAGAAAAAGGGGAAATTTAATAAATCATTTTTCATAGTCAACAAACTTTATTTATTTGTTATTTTTATTGGATTAACAATACAGGATATTACATTGGGTTTTTATTACTTTTTAATGTCTGCCATAATATATATATGGAAAGTTTTAAACTCTAAAGTACCTATAGATATTAATAAGGAATTTGATAAAATAACTTGTACCTATAAAAAGGCAAATAATAGAGAATTGAAAATGGATATATGGTTTCCATTAGAGAAACATAAGAAATCTCACTCTTTGGTTTATTTTTGTCATGGAGGTGGATGGATTTCAGGTTTTCGAAATCAGCCAAATAATGTTTCTTGGTGTAAGTATTTAGCCGCAAAAGGATTTATAGTAGCTAGTATTGACTACAGATATGGATATAAAAACACTATGATAGATATTTTGTCTGATTACTCAGATGGACTTGATTTCATTAAAAAGAAGCGCGAAGAATATAATATAGATATATCCAATATTATATTGATGGGACTTTCTGCAGGAGCTCATCTCTCACTTTTGTACTCTACTTATAATACATTAATGAAGAACCATCAAGCAATGAATGGTATAAGATCTGTAGTTGCATATTATCCACCTACTAATCTAAAGGATATATTTATATCAGATAATAAATCTTTGTTTGCTAGATTTGCAACTATTAAGACAATGAAGGGCAATCCACAAGAATTGGATAAAGTTTATGAATATTATTCTCCTATAAATTACGTAAGTGAAAGTATGATACCCACTTTAGTTGTACATGGAAAAAATGATAATACAGTTCCCTTCCAATCTTCAGTAAATTTTGTAAAAAAGTTAAATGAATATAAAGTCAAATATGAATTCTTAGTTCACAAAAAGGCTGATCATTCTTTTGATACTAAATTGAAGGATTATGCTACTGTGAATATTCTGGATAAAACAGTACGATTTATGAAAAAATCTGTTCATAGGAGGGATATACATGAAAATAACAAGCATTGA
- a CDS encoding FHA domain-containing protein, whose amino-acid sequence MYNLLAILFKYLFIIIIYLFIFSIIRLIYLDIKGIDGMNLDNATYLKLINRKDSLPFKMKESYSIDEAISLGRHGDNDIVIKDPFISKKHFKIIEDESEFYLEDLNSSNGTYLNSDKIYDIMKLKNGDIIRVGQIEFLFVDRG is encoded by the coding sequence ATGTATAATCTGTTAGCAATATTATTTAAATATTTATTCATTATTATTATATATCTATTTATCTTTAGCATTATTAGATTGATTTACTTAGATATAAAAGGTATAGATGGAATGAATTTAGATAATGCAACATATCTGAAGTTAATAAACAGAAAAGATTCATTACCTTTTAAAATGAAAGAATCTTATTCAATAGATGAGGCTATAAGTTTAGGAAGACATGGAGATAATGATATTGTGATTAAAGATCCATTTATATCAAAAAAACATTTTAAGATTATTGAAGATGAAAGTGAATTCTATTTAGAAGATCTTAACAGTTCTAATGGCACATATTTAAATTCTGATAAGATATATGACATAATGAAGTTGAAAAATGGAGATATAATTAGGGTTGGGCAGATTGAATTTTTATTTGTAGATAGAGGGTAG
- a CDS encoding PspC domain-containing protein produces MNKLQRSKNDRVFSGVCGGLGEYFKIDPTIVRIGCVFLGFSSFGTAFIVYLICSFVIPEDDGVIYSDEYNERNEKIRRNTPLIIGGGLIIWGGFLLTRTIFPWFTLRILNLGRYWPVLLILLGLWILFNQKDN; encoded by the coding sequence TTGAATAAATTACAACGTTCAAAAAATGACAGAGTCTTTTCCGGTGTATGTGGTGGTTTAGGAGAATATTTTAAGATTGATCCAACTATAGTTCGTATTGGTTGTGTTTTCTTGGGTTTTTCTTCTTTTGGTACTGCATTTATAGTTTATTTAATATGTAGTTTTGTTATACCTGAGGATGACGGAGTTATCTATAGTGACGAATATAATGAAAGAAACGAAAAGATTCGTCGAAATACCCCTCTAATTATAGGTGGAGGATTAATAATTTGGGGTGGGTTTCTATTAACCAGGACCATTTTCCCTTGGTTTACATTACGAATATTAAATTTAGGTAGGTATTGGCCTGTATTGTTAATATTACTAGGGTTATGGATTTTATTTAATCAGAAAGATAACTAA
- a CDS encoding FtsW/RodA/SpoVE family cell cycle protein — protein MLRKNFIGKSPINLLFIFEVLGLLLLFVYQGKNLDKFTLMTGIGLVLIIYISNYILIKFSSGDNYIFLIVTMLLSIGIIMIYRIDEGLGIKQLIWISVGIIVYFTTYFLLKYIKGWQNWIYLYISGAYILFLLTFALASRKGGALNWIEIGGISFQPAEITKLLIIFLLSAYYSNGTKMKEIKNSSYYLMGIIYSYIILLFLQRDLGTALIFYAIFIVLQFIYEENRRLLLMNIGLFAIGGTLGYLIFDHVKIRFQSWLNPWEYIQSQGYQITQSLFAIAEGGFFGKGLGLGHPDFIPVVYTDFIFSAICEEMGIFTGIGIIMLFMILVYRGFKIAISQDNLFYKNLALGISTLFGIQAFIILGGVLKMIPLTGLTLPFISYGGSSMLSNFIALGILQRCSEEIEIKEVSNEQGD, from the coding sequence ATGTTGAGAAAGAATTTTATTGGTAAATCCCCAATAAATTTGTTGTTTATTTTTGAAGTATTAGGCTTACTACTACTTTTTGTTTATCAAGGGAAGAACTTAGATAAATTTACTTTAATGACAGGTATCGGCCTAGTGCTAATTATATATATTTCTAATTATATCCTTATTAAGTTTTCATCTGGAGATAACTATATATTTTTGATTGTTACCATGCTTTTATCAATAGGAATTATTATGATTTATAGGATTGATGAAGGGCTAGGTATTAAACAATTGATATGGATATCTGTGGGTATTATTGTTTATTTTACTACATATTTTCTTTTAAAATATATTAAAGGTTGGCAAAATTGGATTTATCTTTATATATCAGGAGCATATATTCTATTTCTATTGACATTTGCTCTAGCCAGTAGAAAAGGAGGAGCTCTAAATTGGATTGAGATAGGAGGGATTTCTTTTCAACCTGCTGAGATTACAAAACTCTTAATAATTTTTTTATTAAGTGCATATTATTCTAACGGGACAAAGATGAAAGAGATTAAAAATTCATCCTATTATTTAATGGGAATTATCTATTCCTATATTATTCTATTATTTTTACAGCGAGACTTAGGTACTGCTTTGATTTTTTATGCTATTTTTATTGTATTGCAATTTATTTATGAAGAAAATAGAAGGCTTTTGTTAATGAATATTGGTTTATTTGCCATAGGTGGTACATTAGGATATTTAATATTTGATCATGTTAAGATTAGATTTCAATCTTGGCTTAATCCATGGGAATATATTCAAAGTCAAGGGTATCAAATAACACAATCGTTATTTGCAATAGCTGAAGGTGGTTTTTTTGGTAAGGGGCTTGGGTTAGGTCATCCAGATTTTATTCCTGTGGTTTACACAGATTTTATTTTTTCAGCTATCTGTGAAGAAATGGGCATATTCACAGGTATTGGAATTATTATGTTATTTATGATCTTAGTATATAGGGGCTTTAAAATCGCTATTTCTCAAGATAATTTATTTTATAAGAATCTTGCTCTAGGAATAAGCACTTTATTTGGGATACAAGCTTTTATTATTTTAGGTGGTGTACTTAAAATGATACCTCTTACTGGACTTACTTTGCCCTTTATTAGTTATGGAGGTAGCTCAATGCTATCAAACTTTATTGCCCTTGGAATATTACAAAGATGCTCTGAGGAAATAGAGATTAAGGAGGTTAGCAATGAGCAAGGAGACTAA
- a CDS encoding alpha/beta hydrolase: MKINFSYNKREIKTVSGYIFKGREYRCSYIRYDSLYENPAPGTEKVEFYNFQPKGNIRASTLILHGLGSRNIKFLLWLGPHLASVGVNTSILILPGNYTRVEDNSTSGSSFLYPDVDKMFRFWEHSVVDTLSTIDVLEQLGHWKSNNILLGYCLGGMISTMVSTLDNRISHTLFMTTGGHIPKILHESPATAYVRKIFANGTKDKYDLYDKDNLYKIYESQFPQVQNMSLDEIVNSQDIHPLFKIDPISYAHLLDMKKVTFVDALFDTTLPIASRNILFKEMEGSNRKVLPISHVNWLPFSYLLARYMLHKVNINDKESKKSLLKSEKIENPLHK; this comes from the coding sequence TTGAAGATTAATTTTAGTTATAATAAAAGAGAAATTAAAACTGTATCAGGTTATATATTTAAAGGAAGAGAATATCGCTGTAGTTATATCAGGTATGATTCATTATATGAAAATCCTGCACCAGGCACAGAAAAGGTAGAGTTTTATAATTTCCAACCTAAAGGTAATATTAGAGCCTCTACATTAATACTCCATGGACTTGGAAGTAGGAATATTAAATTTTTATTGTGGCTAGGTCCACATTTAGCATCTGTTGGTGTAAATACGAGTATTTTAATACTACCTGGTAATTATACCCGTGTAGAAGATAATTCTACAAGTGGTAGTTCCTTTCTATATCCAGATGTAGACAAAATGTTTAGATTCTGGGAACATAGTGTTGTTGATACCCTGTCAACTATAGATGTGCTGGAGCAACTGGGACATTGGAAATCAAATAATATACTGTTGGGGTATTGTTTAGGTGGTATGATCAGTACTATGGTTTCTACATTAGATAATCGAATATCTCATACATTGTTTATGACAACAGGCGGTCATATTCCTAAAATATTACATGAGTCTCCAGCCACAGCTTATGTTAGAAAAATATTTGCTAATGGAACTAAAGATAAATATGACTTATACGATAAAGATAATCTATATAAAATATATGAATCTCAATTTCCACAGGTACAGAACATGTCTTTAGATGAAATAGTGAACTCACAAGATATACACCCATTGTTTAAAATAGATCCTATTTCTTATGCTCATCTATTAGATATGAAGAAGGTTACTTTTGTAGATGCGCTTTTTGATACTACATTGCCCATAGCATCAAGAAATATATTGTTTAAAGAAATGGAAGGGTCTAATCGTAAAGTTCTTCCTATCTCTCATGTAAACTGGCTACCTTTCTCTTATTTGTTAGCTAGATATATGTTACACAAGGTAAATATAAATGATAAAGAATCGAAAAAATCCTTGTTAAAGTCTGAAAAAATAGAAAACCCTTTACACAAATAA